A region of the Streptomyces sp. NBC_00442 genome:
GCGGTCAAGGTGATGGACTTCGGCATCGCGCGCGCCCTGCACGGCGCCCAGTCGACGATGACGCAGACCGGCATGGTCATGGGCACCCCGCAGTACCTCTCGCCCGAGCAGGCGCTCGGCAAGGCCGTCGACCACCGCTCCGACCTGTACGCGACCGGCTGCCTGCTGTACGAACTCCTCGCGCAGCGGCCCCCGTTCGTCGGCGAGACGCCGTTGTCGGTGGTCTACCAGCACGTCCAGGACATGCCGATTCCGCCGTCGCACGTGGCTCATGTGGCGCCGCCGGAACTCGACGGCCTCGTCATGCGTTCTCTCGCCAAGGATCCGGACGACCGTTTCCAGTCCGCCGAGGAGATGCGCGGCCTGGTCCAGTACGGGCTGCAGATGCTCCAGGCGCAGGGCGGCCACACCGGCACCTGGAACACCGGCCCGGTCGAGATGATGCACGAGAGTGCCCGCACTCCGGCGATGGGCAGCGCCGGTGCCACCGCGGCCATGGGGCACCCCGTGCACGGGGACACCTCGCAGTTCGGCGGTCCGATCCTGCCGCCGTCCAACCCGGACGACGGCGGGTACGACGGCTACGGTCACGGCGCCCCGAAGCGGCGTGGCGGCTCGGGCAAGATGGTGCTGTTCGTGGTGCTCGCCATTGTCGCGATCGCCGCGGGTGTCGCCTTCGCGCTGAACGCGACACAGGGTTCGGGCAACGGCTCGGGCGGCGGCGGGGGCACGACCTCGAACTCGCCGAAGACCTCGCCGTCGGTCTCCGCGCCGGACAGCCCTTCCGCGCCGGACACCCCAGGCACCAGCCAGGGCCAGACGTACGGCAGCAGCAGCAACGGCAACGGCGAGTCCCCCTCGCGCCACCGCTCGCGCTCCGCGTCGCCGTCCCCCAGCAAGTCGCGGCCGTCGCACTCGCCGGGTACGGACCAGGGCACGACGTCCGGCACGAGCGAGGGCACGGACCAGGGCACGACGTCCGGCACGAGCGAGGGCACGACCCAGGGCACGACGTCTGGCACGAGCGACGGCACGACCCAGGGCACGACGTCCGGCACGAGCGCGGGGGCCGACCAGGGAAGTACCACCAAGGGCAGCTCTGCGGGGGCCGACCAGGGCACCACCACCAAGGGCAGCTCTGCGGGGGCCGACCAGGGCACCACCACCAAGGGCACGACGCAGGGAACGTCCACCGGATCCGGAAACTGACCCGGCTGACCCTCACCCCGCGAAGGCCTCGCACACCGCCTCGTACTCGCGGGTCCACCAGACCGCCAGGGCCGACGCCGCAGGAAACTGCGGGTCGGCCCTGCTGTCGTGCAGCTGGTAGCGCCAGCGCAGGATCCAGAAGTCGTTGAGCCGCTCCCACCACACCCGGTGCACCGCGGCCGCCAGCTCCTGCGCGTCGGCTCCGGCGGCCCGCCGGTAGGCGCGCGCGTAGGCCCGTACCTTGGCCAGCTCCAGTTGGCCCGAGGGGCGGACGAAGAAGATCACGGCGGCTCGCACCGCCTCCTCGGCGCGCGGCTGGACGCCGAGCCGGTCCCAGTCGACGATCGCCGCGGGCTCGGACGTGCGGCCCTCGCCGCGGTACAGCAGGTTCAGCGGATGGAAGTCGCCGTGCACCCAGGCGCCGGTCGCGGGGGCCGCCGGGCGGCGGTGGGCGTGCTCGCCGAGCAGCACCCGCCGCTCCAGCAGGCGGTGCTCGGCCAGTTCGTCGAAGCTGTCGCGGGGCCGGTGCCGGCGGGCCCGCGCCACCAGGTCGTCGATGAGCGCGAGGCTGTCCGCGGGGTCGGCGCTGAGGTGCTCGCCCTGCGGTACGTCGGGCTCCATGACCTGGGCCAGGCAGGTGTGCACGAGCCCGAGGAGCGCGCCGAGGCGGCGGGATTCCACGGTGCAGAGCTGGGCGCCGTCGCGATGGCGGCCATGCACCCACGGGTGCAGGGCGTAGCAGTGTCCGCCGATGACCGCGACGGTGTCGCCGTGGGTGTCCGGCACGGGCGGGGCGACGGGGACGCCGAGAGCCTGGAGGCGTTCGGTCGCGCGGTGCTGGCGCGCGATGGCCTCGTGGTCGCCGTCGAGGTGGTGCTTGAGGAAGTAGTCGCCGCGGGTGGTGGCGAGGCGGTAGCCGCGGTTCAGCAGGCCCTGGGCGACCCGTTCGCAGGAGAGCGGCTCGCCGGGGGAGTCGTAGCGGCGCAGCAGATCGCCCACGGGTGGAGTTGCAGATGAGCGCGGCACTCGTCAGATGTTAGATCACGCAACGTGCTTGAGTCGGCGCTCTGTGGAGTAGTCCAGCGAATGGACCGTTACGAACTGGGGTTCGATGCGCATGTAGACCGGGTCGAAGGGCTCGCCGTCCACCTCGCGGGGCGCGGAGCCGAAGAGCCTCAGTTCATCGGCGGTCGGCTCGAAGGGCTCCGCGGTCCCGGTGAACTGCACCGACCACACGTGGTCCGCGCCCGAGCCGCAGTTGTCCGCGCCGTAGGCGACCACGCTGCCCAGGCACGCGTGGTGGTAGCCGAGGCCCGCGTGCAGGCGGAGCAGCACGCGGCCGTCGACGACGACGTGGCGGGCCGGCGCGACGAACGGCAGGGCACGCATGCTGGTAGCCACGCGGCCGTACGGAACACGGCCGAGCAGCTCAATGGCGTGGGCTTCCTCGTCGAAGGACATGCCCCCTACTTTTGCGTTCCGCGGGAGCCGGTGAAAGAGCTGGGGGCCCCGTGCGGCCGGGCCGTAGGTCCTTACCTGGCCGCGGGGCCGGTGTCCGGGCCCGCTCCCGGGCCCGGCTCGTCGGTGCTGCGTCAGCGCTGCGTCAGTGCTGCTTCTCCGCCTGGATCCGGGCCACGTACGCGGCGGCCTGGGAGCGGCGCTCCATACCCAGTTTGGAAAGGAGCGAGGAGACGTAATTCTTGATCGTCTTTTCGGCGAGGTGGAGGCGCTCGCCGATCACGCGGTTGGTGAGGCCCTCGCCGATCAGGTCGAGGATCTTGCGCTCCTGGTCGGTGAGGTTGGCCAGGCGGTCGTCGCCCTTGCTCTTGCCCCCGTCGCGCAGCCTTTCCAGGACGCGGGCGGTGGCCACCGGGTCGAGCAGCGACTTGCCGGCCGCGACATCGCGCACGGCGGTCAGCAGCTCGCTTCCGCGGATCGCCTTGAGGACGTATCCGGAGGCACCGGCCATGATCGCGTCGAAGAGGGCCTCGTCGTCCGCGAACGAGGTGAGCATCAGGCATTTGATGTCCTCGTTCCGCGAACGGATCTCACGGCAGACCTCGACTCCGCTGCCGTCGGGAAGGCGGACGTCCAGGACAGCGACGTCGGGGCGGGTGGCCGGGATCCGGACCAGGGCGTCCGCCGCCGTGCCGGCTTCGCCGACCACCTCGATGTCGTCCTCGACGGAGAGCATTTCGTGGACGCCGCGACGAACCACCTCGTGGTCGTCGAGCAGGAATACGGTGATTTTGCCTGTTTCGCGCACGGAATCAGTCTCACACATTCATCCGAAGCACGCCGAAGAGTGCCATAAGTGACCCCTTCCCGAACCTGCGTGGCCGGGATAACGTGCCGTTGTTCCGGCGGCCTGCAAGGCTGTGACCAGCAGCTGTTCCCCACTTTCTCGATTTACTTGGAAATCCAAGCAAAATCGCAGGTCAAGCGGGGTTTCGCAGTAATGCGCAGCACTGGGTAACGTGCCTTTGGCAGGGCGCTCGCCGGGGCACCTGTCACGCCTGATCCCCGGCCGAGCGCACACACCCCGTGCACTTGAGACGGACAGGCGAGCCTCCCCCAAGCTCCGGACGAGCCGGGGGGACCCCCAGGCTCACCGGCGAACCCGGGAGCCGGACAGACGGAGGAGCACGCACGTGACCGTGGAGAGCACTGCCGCGCGCAAACCGCGACGCAGCAGCAAGCGCACCGCCGGCGCCGGCGCAAAGAAGACGGCCGCCGAGCCCGAGCTCGTACAGCTGCTGACGCCCGAGGGCGAGCGCGTCGAGCACCCTGACTACGACGTCGACCTGAGCGCCGAGGAGCTGCGCGGTCTCTACCGAGACATGGTGCTGACCCGGCGCTTCGACGCCGAGGCCACCGCGCTGCAGCGCCAGGGCGAGCTGGGCCTGTGGGCCTCGCTGCTCGGCCAGGAGGCCGCTCAGATCGGCTCCGGGCGTGCGCTGCGGGACGACGACTACGTCTTCCCGACCTACCGCGAGCACGGCGTCGCCTGGTGCCGTGGCGTCGACCCGACCAACCTGCTCGGCATGTTCCGTGGCGTCAACCACGGTGGCTGGGACCCGAATTCCAACAATTTCCATCTGTACACGATCGTGATCGGCTCGCAGACGCTGCACGCCACCGGGTACGCGATGGGCGTCGCCAAGGACGGTGCGGACAGCGCGGTCGTCGCCTACTTCG
Encoded here:
- a CDS encoding protein kinase domain-containing protein, whose protein sequence is MAPEPDGNGAGMADGQDHESWVGVLVGDGRYRLTHRLGRGGMAEVFAAEDVRLGRTVAVKLLRADLAEDPVSKARFTREAQSVAGLNHHAVVAVYDSGEDFVGRQTVPYIVMELVEGRTIRDLLVDADAPPPEQALIIVSGVLEALAYSHQHGIVHRDIKPANVIITDTGAVKVMDFGIARALHGAQSTMTQTGMVMGTPQYLSPEQALGKAVDHRSDLYATGCLLYELLAQRPPFVGETPLSVVYQHVQDMPIPPSHVAHVAPPELDGLVMRSLAKDPDDRFQSAEEMRGLVQYGLQMLQAQGGHTGTWNTGPVEMMHESARTPAMGSAGATAAMGHPVHGDTSQFGGPILPPSNPDDGGYDGYGHGAPKRRGGSGKMVLFVVLAIVAIAAGVAFALNATQGSGNGSGGGGGTTSNSPKTSPSVSAPDSPSAPDTPGTSQGQTYGSSSNGNGESPSRHRSRSASPSPSKSRPSHSPGTDQGTTSGTSEGTDQGTTSGTSEGTTQGTTSGTSDGTTQGTTSGTSAGADQGSTTKGSSAGADQGTTTKGSSAGADQGTTTKGTTQGTSTGSGN
- a CDS encoding phosphotransferase — translated: MPRSSATPPVGDLLRRYDSPGEPLSCERVAQGLLNRGYRLATTRGDYFLKHHLDGDHEAIARQHRATERLQALGVPVAPPVPDTHGDTVAVIGGHCYALHPWVHGRHRDGAQLCTVESRRLGALLGLVHTCLAQVMEPDVPQGEHLSADPADSLALIDDLVARARRHRPRDSFDELAEHRLLERRVLLGEHAHRRPAAPATGAWVHGDFHPLNLLYRGEGRTSEPAAIVDWDRLGVQPRAEEAVRAAVIFFVRPSGQLELAKVRAYARAYRRAAGADAQELAAAVHRVWWERLNDFWILRWRYQLHDSRADPQFPAASALAVWWTREYEAVCEAFAG
- a CDS encoding pyridoxamine 5'-phosphate oxidase family protein; the protein is MSFDEEAHAIELLGRVPYGRVATSMRALPFVAPARHVVVDGRVLLRLHAGLGYHHACLGSVVAYGADNCGSGADHVWSVQFTGTAEPFEPTADELRLFGSAPREVDGEPFDPVYMRIEPQFVTVHSLDYSTERRLKHVA
- a CDS encoding response regulator transcription factor, whose product is MRETGKITVFLLDDHEVVRRGVHEMLSVEDDIEVVGEAGTAADALVRIPATRPDVAVLDVRLPDGSGVEVCREIRSRNEDIKCLMLTSFADDEALFDAIMAGASGYVLKAIRGSELLTAVRDVAAGKSLLDPVATARVLERLRDGGKSKGDDRLANLTDQERKILDLIGEGLTNRVIGERLHLAEKTIKNYVSSLLSKLGMERRSQAAAYVARIQAEKQH